One window of Candidatus Woesearchaeota archaeon genomic DNA carries:
- a CDS encoding HAD family phosphatase, whose amino-acid sequence MIKAVLYDMDDVMVNSHHIHFEATALVLQNMGKAVHEVPETAIGNFVGRPVSYSMHFLIHHFELSITPEAFIKQRDGYFRQLIEEKLTPCIGLHASLERFTRNGYRLAVVSSGTRVHIGLILKRFGIHDFFSLIIAADDVNHGKPNPEPYLLAAKKLGLTPSECLVLEDSTHGIQAAKTAGCKCIALPNPFTPAQDTSKADLTLSSLDGVTLARISSLG is encoded by the coding sequence ATGATCAAGGCAGTTCTCTATGATATGGACGATGTCATGGTTAACTCCCACCACATTCATTTTGAGGCAACGGCTTTAGTGTTGCAGAACATGGGAAAAGCCGTGCATGAGGTTCCTGAAACAGCCATTGGTAATTTTGTTGGAAGACCTGTTTCCTATAGCATGCATTTTCTTATTCATCATTTTGAGTTGTCCATTACCCCTGAAGCATTCATTAAGCAACGAGATGGTTATTTTCGTCAATTAATTGAAGAAAAACTTACGCCATGCATTGGGCTTCATGCATCGCTTGAACGTTTTACCAGAAATGGATATCGTCTTGCCGTGGTCTCTTCAGGAACTCGAGTCCATATCGGACTTATTTTGAAGCGTTTTGGCATCCACGATTTTTTTTCATTGATCATTGCAGCAGACGATGTCAACCATGGAAAGCCAAATCCAGAGCCTTATCTTCTTGCAGCCAAAAAACTCGGACTTACGCCAAGCGAATGTCTGGTTCTTGAGGACTCTACGCACGGCATTCAAGCAGCAAAGACAGCAGGATGTAAATGTATCGCACTTCCGAATCCCTTTACTCCAGCACAAGACACCAGCAAGGCAGATCTCACGCTTTCTTCCTTAGATGGAGTTACGCTTGCGCGGATATCTTCACTCGGATGA